Proteins from a genomic interval of Hyalangium ruber:
- a CDS encoding pseudouridine synthase: protein MRRKKTPRWLEAARRRTEPVPPGGRADWLSRALGRAGVMPRAEAERAIQEGRVEVGGRVEREPFAPVPPGVEVRVDGQVRGLDAPLHVLMFHKPAGVVVAGTDPEAVGTVFERLRAVLPAELRGFEWYAVGRLDRDTTGLLLFTNEERVVRHGTAPETHLPKRYVAEVAGRPSEEALARLRQGLVLDDGPTLPAQARLLAPDRVELVLTEGRHHQVKRMLAAVGHPVRTLHREAVGSVVLDVPVGSWRMLEGREVAEGLGFSA from the coding sequence GTGCGGAGGAAGAAGACCCCCCGGTGGCTGGAAGCAGCGCGGCGGCGCACGGAGCCGGTGCCGCCCGGTGGCCGGGCGGACTGGCTGTCGCGGGCGCTGGGGCGTGCGGGAGTAATGCCCCGGGCCGAAGCCGAGCGGGCCATTCAAGAGGGCCGGGTGGAGGTGGGGGGCCGGGTCGAACGGGAGCCCTTCGCGCCCGTGCCTCCCGGAGTCGAGGTGCGGGTGGACGGGCAGGTGCGTGGCCTCGATGCGCCGCTGCACGTGTTGATGTTCCACAAGCCCGCGGGCGTCGTCGTGGCGGGGACGGACCCGGAGGCGGTGGGGACGGTGTTCGAGCGCCTGCGCGCGGTGCTGCCCGCGGAGCTACGGGGCTTCGAGTGGTACGCGGTGGGGCGCCTGGACCGGGACACCACGGGCCTGCTGCTGTTCACCAACGAGGAGCGGGTGGTGCGGCACGGCACGGCCCCGGAGACGCACCTGCCCAAGCGCTACGTGGCCGAGGTGGCGGGGCGGCCCTCGGAGGAGGCCCTTGCGCGGCTGAGGCAGGGGCTGGTGTTGGACGATGGGCCGACGCTTCCCGCGCAGGCGCGGCTGCTGGCGCCGGATCGGGTGGAGCTGGTGCTCACCGAGGGGCGGCACCACCAGGTCAAGCGCATGCTGGCCGCGGTGGGGCACCCGGTGCGCACGCTGCACCGCGAGGCGGTGGGCTCCGTGGTGCTGGATGTGCCCGTGGGCTCCTGGCGGATGCTGGAAGGCCGTGAAGTCGCGGAGGGGCTCGGCTTCAGCGCCTGA
- a CDS encoding phage holin family protein, with the protein MEPYDSRTNGQSTNGSSSFQSAGVEREPSRPIKELVSELLDQGRRLVRAEVQLARAEVKTEVKKASVGVGLTAGGGLVVLLGAFTFVAFLVIALAGVMPLWLSALLVAVVLLAGGAGIAYLGLQRMKTVHGPTKTLQTLKEDGQWANRTMHSMKSQMHGHA; encoded by the coding sequence ATGGAACCTTACGACTCTCGAACGAACGGACAGAGCACGAACGGCTCCTCCTCCTTCCAGTCCGCTGGGGTGGAGCGTGAGCCGTCCCGGCCCATCAAGGAGCTCGTCTCCGAGCTTCTCGACCAGGGCCGGCGCCTGGTGCGCGCGGAGGTGCAGCTCGCGCGGGCCGAGGTGAAAACGGAAGTGAAGAAGGCGTCGGTCGGCGTGGGCCTGACGGCGGGCGGTGGCCTGGTGGTGCTCCTGGGAGCGTTCACCTTCGTCGCCTTCCTCGTCATCGCGCTGGCGGGCGTCATGCCGCTGTGGCTGTCGGCGCTGCTCGTCGCGGTGGTGTTGCTCGCCGGTGGCGCGGGCATCGCCTACCTCGGCCTCCAGCGGATGAAGACAGTTCACGGACCCACGAAGACCCTTCAAACCCTCAAGGAGGACGGACAATGGGCGAACAGGACCATGCACTCCATGAAATCGCAGATGCACGGGCACGCATGA
- a CDS encoding GNAT family N-acetyltransferase has product MELLTARLKLREFVEEDWGATWPYESNPDVVRYQSHGVRTPEESRKYIQDSMATARESPRRIHDLAVVLKEEGTLIGRCGLKVTDAEQREGALWFILDPSRWGKGYIPEAAEAMLDFGFGTLGLHRVWGDCDPRNTASIRVQEKLGMRREAHFRENVFLKGEWCDSLIHAILDREWAARPRR; this is encoded by the coding sequence ATGGAACTGCTCACCGCCCGGCTGAAGCTTCGTGAGTTCGTGGAGGAGGACTGGGGTGCCACCTGGCCTTACGAGTCCAATCCGGACGTCGTGCGCTATCAGTCCCATGGGGTGCGGACGCCGGAGGAGAGCCGCAAGTACATCCAGGACTCCATGGCCACGGCGCGCGAGTCACCCCGGCGAATCCATGACCTGGCCGTCGTCCTGAAGGAGGAGGGGACCCTCATCGGCCGCTGTGGGCTGAAGGTGACGGATGCCGAGCAGCGCGAAGGGGCGCTCTGGTTCATCCTCGATCCCTCGCGCTGGGGGAAGGGCTACATCCCCGAGGCGGCCGAGGCGATGCTGGACTTCGGTTTCGGGACGCTCGGGCTGCACCGGGTGTGGGGCGACTGCGATCCGCGCAACACCGCTTCGATTCGGGTGCAGGAGAAGCTGGGCATGCGCCGGGAGGCGCACTTCCGCGAGAACGTGTTCCTCAAGGGCGAGTGGTGCGACTCGCTCATCCACGCCATCCTCGACCGGGAGTGGGCCGCGCGCCCACGCCGCTAA
- a CDS encoding threonine/serine ThrE exporter family protein yields MIPPEEHASLSEPPPGPAVAFTLRLGQALHRYGTPAHRLEEQMRQVSERLGLEARFFSTPTSIFASFGPPEALRTSLIRTEPGAMDLERLTLLDALALEVIQGKLTPEAGAARVEAILAAPTRYGPLITLLCWTVGAAAAARLFGGGPREMGVAALSSLLIGVLEQLTRARPTTARVLEPVAALLASALAVTAASIIGPLSVQVATLSGLIVLLPGLGLTVALNELATRNLISGSSRLIGAAMVFLQLAFGVALGGKLAELLPPALPLPAPEPLPLWTALVALAVAALAVTVLFRARPQDAVWIILLGGLAFGGARFGAQGLGPELGAFVGALLLGMASNALARLRNRPSVVTIVPGMMLLVPGSLGFRSLESLLARDVLAGVGTAFSMVMVAVAIAAGLLIANALVPSRRVL; encoded by the coding sequence GTGATTCCACCCGAAGAGCACGCCTCGTTGAGCGAGCCGCCCCCCGGCCCGGCGGTAGCGTTCACGCTGCGACTGGGTCAGGCCCTCCACCGCTACGGCACTCCAGCCCACCGCCTGGAGGAGCAGATGCGGCAGGTGTCGGAGCGCCTCGGCCTCGAGGCGCGCTTCTTCTCCACGCCCACGTCCATCTTCGCCTCGTTCGGGCCGCCCGAGGCGCTGCGCACGAGCCTCATCCGCACCGAGCCCGGCGCCATGGACCTCGAGCGACTGACGCTGCTGGATGCGCTCGCGCTCGAGGTCATCCAGGGCAAGCTCACCCCGGAGGCGGGCGCGGCGCGAGTGGAGGCCATCCTCGCCGCGCCGACGCGCTATGGCCCGCTCATCACCCTGCTGTGCTGGACGGTGGGCGCCGCGGCGGCGGCGCGGCTCTTCGGCGGAGGGCCTCGGGAGATGGGCGTCGCGGCGCTGAGCAGCCTGCTCATCGGCGTGTTGGAGCAGCTCACGCGGGCGCGACCCACGACGGCCCGGGTGCTGGAGCCCGTGGCCGCGCTCCTAGCCTCGGCGCTCGCGGTGACGGCGGCCAGTATCATCGGCCCGCTGTCGGTCCAGGTGGCGACCCTCTCGGGGCTCATCGTGCTGCTGCCCGGACTGGGGCTGACGGTGGCCCTCAATGAGCTGGCCACGCGAAACCTCATCTCGGGCAGCTCGCGGCTGATCGGCGCGGCGATGGTCTTCCTCCAGCTCGCCTTCGGCGTGGCCCTGGGTGGGAAACTGGCCGAGCTGCTGCCCCCAGCCCTGCCGCTGCCCGCTCCGGAGCCCCTGCCCCTCTGGACGGCGCTGGTGGCCCTGGCCGTGGCGGCGCTGGCGGTGACCGTCCTCTTCCGGGCGCGCCCCCAGGACGCTGTGTGGATCATCCTCCTGGGAGGGCTCGCCTTCGGCGGAGCGAGGTTCGGAGCCCAGGGCCTTGGCCCGGAACTGGGAGCCTTCGTGGGGGCGCTGCTGCTGGGCATGGCGAGCAACGCGCTGGCGCGGCTGCGCAACCGACCGTCGGTGGTGACGATCGTCCCCGGGATGATGCTCCTGGTGCCGGGAAGCCTCGGCTTCCGCAGCCTGGAGTCCCTGCTCGCCCGGGACGTCCTGGCCGGCGTGGGCACCGCCTTCTCCATGGTGATGGTGGCGGTGGCCATCGCCGCGGGCCTGCTCATCGCCAACGCGCTGGTGCCCTCGCGCCGGGTGCTCTGA
- the xdhB gene encoding xanthine dehydrogenase molybdopterin binding subunit, with translation MVAIPSSDIAPRQQPEPRSPLHAPSPHESGLKHTSGEALYVDDLPTPPGSLVGLVIASPHAHARLVRRDATRARALPGVHAVLFAQDIPGVNDVCAVKGVHDEPLLAVDAVYCVGQLVAFVVAESAALCRQAAALVEVEYEVLPAILTIRDAIAKESFLPHPKFPDPHRIRRGNPEQVLLSAPVRIQGESMTGAQDHFYLETQVSLAVPEEDGAVRLWSSTQHPSEVQEKVAEVLGLGRHQVTVEVPRMGGGFGGKETQAAPFAALAALGAVVTRRPVKVWLNRDQDMERTGKRHPFWARFDAGFDTEGRLLAIKAELVSDGGWSNDLSHAILDRAMFHLDNAYFLPDVDVLGKVARTNYPSNTAFRGFGGPQGMFVMEEVLNRAAERLGLDPAEVRRRNLYQGPEHRTHYEQPVEGNRLPRIHAELMASSDYARRREEIDAFNAGSRWTKRGIGYQPVKFGISFTTSFLNQAGAFVVIYADGSVQLNHGGTEMGQGLHTKMRAVCAHELGVPVERVRVMHTATDKVPNTSATAASSGSDLNGMAIQAACETLRERLRPVAARLLQVERGAELVFSGGGVFHPERAQRRVSFEEVTQAAYLAQVSLSATGYYRTPDIGYDRATGRGKPFHYYAFGAAVVEVEVSGLTGEHRVRRVDILHDVGSSLVPSIDKGQVEGGFIQGLGWLTCEEVLFNAKGQLLTHSPDTYKIPALGDAPEDFRVALLERAPQDNTIHGSKAVGEPPFMLAIGAVTALRHAIAGFGPPRTEVQLASPATPEAILRAVEAARSTGR, from the coding sequence ATGGTCGCCATACCCTCCTCCGATATCGCTCCTCGGCAGCAGCCCGAGCCCAGGAGCCCGCTGCACGCTCCCTCGCCCCACGAGAGTGGGCTGAAGCACACCAGCGGCGAAGCCCTCTATGTGGATGATCTGCCCACGCCGCCGGGCTCGCTGGTGGGCCTCGTCATCGCCTCGCCCCATGCCCACGCGCGCCTGGTGCGCCGGGATGCCACGCGGGCGCGGGCGCTGCCGGGAGTCCACGCCGTGCTCTTCGCCCAGGACATCCCCGGGGTGAACGACGTGTGCGCCGTCAAGGGCGTGCATGACGAGCCGCTGCTGGCGGTGGACGCGGTGTACTGCGTGGGGCAGTTGGTGGCGTTCGTGGTGGCCGAGAGCGCGGCGCTCTGCCGCCAGGCCGCCGCGCTGGTGGAGGTGGAGTACGAGGTGCTGCCGGCGATCCTCACCATCCGGGACGCGATCGCGAAGGAGTCCTTCCTTCCCCACCCGAAGTTCCCGGATCCGCACCGGATTCGCCGTGGGAATCCGGAGCAGGTGCTGCTCTCGGCCCCGGTGCGCATCCAGGGCGAGAGCATGACGGGCGCGCAGGACCACTTCTACCTGGAGACGCAGGTGTCGCTGGCGGTGCCGGAGGAGGACGGGGCGGTGCGCCTGTGGTCCTCCACGCAGCACCCCTCCGAGGTGCAGGAGAAGGTGGCGGAGGTGCTGGGGTTGGGCCGGCACCAGGTGACGGTGGAGGTGCCGCGCATGGGCGGCGGCTTCGGCGGCAAGGAGACGCAGGCGGCGCCCTTCGCGGCGCTCGCGGCGCTGGGAGCGGTGGTCACCCGCCGGCCGGTGAAGGTGTGGCTCAACCGGGACCAGGACATGGAGCGCACGGGCAAGCGCCACCCGTTCTGGGCTCGGTTCGACGCGGGCTTCGACACGGAGGGCCGGCTGCTGGCCATCAAGGCCGAGCTGGTGTCCGACGGCGGGTGGAGCAATGACCTGTCGCACGCCATCCTGGACCGGGCGATGTTCCACCTGGACAACGCCTACTTCCTGCCGGACGTGGACGTGCTGGGGAAGGTGGCGCGGACGAACTACCCCTCCAACACGGCGTTCCGAGGCTTCGGTGGGCCGCAGGGCATGTTCGTGATGGAGGAGGTGCTCAACCGCGCCGCCGAGCGGCTGGGGTTGGATCCGGCCGAGGTGCGGCGCCGCAACCTCTATCAGGGGCCGGAGCACCGCACGCACTACGAGCAGCCGGTGGAGGGCAACCGGCTACCGCGCATCCACGCGGAGCTGATGGCCTCCAGTGACTACGCGCGCCGCCGGGAGGAGATCGACGCGTTCAATGCCGGCTCCCGGTGGACCAAGCGCGGCATCGGCTACCAGCCGGTGAAGTTCGGCATCTCCTTCACCACGAGCTTCCTGAACCAGGCGGGCGCCTTCGTCGTCATCTACGCGGACGGCTCGGTGCAGCTCAACCACGGCGGCACGGAGATGGGGCAGGGCCTGCACACCAAGATGCGGGCCGTGTGCGCGCACGAGCTGGGTGTGCCCGTCGAGCGCGTGCGAGTCATGCACACCGCGACGGACAAGGTGCCCAACACCTCGGCGACGGCGGCCTCCAGCGGCTCGGACCTCAACGGCATGGCCATCCAGGCCGCCTGCGAGACGCTGCGCGAGCGGCTGCGGCCCGTCGCCGCGCGGCTCTTGCAGGTGGAGCGTGGCGCGGAGCTCGTGTTCTCCGGGGGCGGGGTGTTCCACCCGGAGCGAGCGCAGCGCCGGGTGAGCTTCGAGGAGGTGACGCAGGCGGCCTACCTGGCCCAGGTGTCCCTGTCCGCGACGGGGTACTACCGCACGCCGGACATCGGCTACGACCGGGCGACGGGCAGGGGCAAGCCCTTCCACTACTACGCCTTTGGCGCCGCCGTGGTGGAGGTGGAGGTGTCGGGCCTCACGGGCGAGCACCGCGTGCGTCGGGTGGACATCCTCCATGACGTGGGCAGCTCGCTGGTGCCCAGCATCGACAAGGGCCAGGTGGAGGGCGGCTTCATCCAGGGACTGGGGTGGCTCACCTGCGAGGAGGTCCTCTTCAACGCGAAGGGGCAGCTGCTGACCCACTCGCCGGACACGTACAAGATTCCGGCGCTGGGAGACGCGCCCGAGGACTTCCGAGTCGCGCTGCTGGAGCGCGCGCCCCAGGACAACACCATCCATGGCAGCAAGGCGGTGGGGGAGCCCCCGTTCATGCTCGCCATCGGCGCGGTGACGGCGCTGCGGCATGCCATCGCGGGGTTCGGTCCGCCGCGCACGGAGGTGCAGCTGGCCTCTCCAGCGACGCCCGAAGCCATCCTCCGCGCGGTGGAGGCCGCGAGAAGCACCGGGCGCTGA
- the xdhA gene encoding xanthine dehydrogenase small subunit, with protein sequence MDRLRFYLNDRLVEESGLSPTTTLLRYLRERAHLTGTKEGCAEGDCGACTVAVLEQDGKGAQALRAINSCLLLLPMLQGKRVYTVEALKESGKYHVVQEELSKALGSQCGYCTPGVAMAMLEACHRKDFDEPWKLDAQMCGNLCRCTGYRPIREATARVAGLNPVDRFSKALVQTKPEPMELSYAAGSQRFFTPATLEALWDVLDANPEARFVVGGTDLSLEVTKRYAEPPILVSLEALPSLRALEPRAGGHRVGATVSLTDLEDYARSACPPLERMLRYFGARQIKNRATVGGNLCNASPIGDLAPVFIALGAEAVLLSRAGERRLPLEDFFVAYRRTALQRGEILAFVEVPAQPAGARTIAYKVSKRRELDISAVAAGFRVVVDAQGRVAEARLAYGGMAARPARARRTEEALVGKPWEEASVEAALPHLDEDFTPLTDHRGSTWYRALVAKNLLRGFFQETLAEPAPRLQERHAATVQVR encoded by the coding sequence ATGGACCGGCTGCGCTTCTACCTCAATGACCGGCTCGTCGAAGAGTCGGGCCTCTCTCCCACCACGACGCTGCTGCGCTACCTGCGCGAACGCGCACACCTGACAGGCACCAAGGAAGGGTGCGCGGAGGGTGACTGCGGCGCCTGCACGGTGGCCGTGCTGGAGCAGGACGGGAAGGGGGCCCAAGCCCTTCGGGCGATCAACTCCTGTCTGTTGCTGCTGCCCATGCTGCAGGGCAAGCGCGTCTACACCGTGGAGGCGCTCAAGGAGAGCGGCAAGTACCACGTGGTGCAGGAGGAGCTCTCGAAGGCGCTGGGCTCTCAGTGCGGCTACTGCACCCCGGGCGTGGCGATGGCGATGTTGGAGGCCTGTCACCGCAAGGACTTCGACGAGCCCTGGAAGCTGGATGCCCAGATGTGCGGCAACCTCTGCCGCTGCACCGGCTATCGGCCCATCCGCGAGGCCACCGCGCGCGTGGCGGGGCTGAACCCGGTGGATCGCTTCTCCAAGGCCCTGGTGCAGACGAAGCCCGAGCCCATGGAGCTGAGCTACGCGGCGGGCTCCCAGCGCTTCTTCACGCCGGCCACCCTCGAGGCGCTGTGGGACGTGCTGGACGCGAACCCGGAGGCCCGCTTCGTGGTGGGCGGCACGGACCTGTCGCTGGAGGTGACCAAGCGCTACGCGGAGCCGCCGATCCTGGTGTCCCTGGAGGCGCTGCCATCGCTGCGAGCCCTGGAGCCGCGCGCGGGTGGGCACCGCGTGGGCGCCACGGTGTCGCTGACGGACCTGGAGGACTACGCGCGCTCGGCCTGCCCGCCCCTGGAGCGGATGCTGCGCTACTTCGGCGCGCGGCAGATCAAGAACCGCGCGACGGTGGGCGGCAACCTGTGCAACGCCTCGCCAATTGGAGACCTGGCGCCGGTGTTCATCGCCCTGGGCGCGGAGGCGGTGCTGCTCTCGCGCGCGGGCGAGCGGCGCCTGCCGCTGGAGGACTTCTTCGTGGCCTACCGCCGCACGGCGCTCCAGCGGGGGGAGATCCTCGCCTTCGTGGAGGTGCCGGCTCAGCCCGCTGGCGCGCGGACCATCGCTTACAAGGTGTCGAAGCGCCGCGAGCTGGACATCAGCGCCGTGGCCGCGGGCTTCCGGGTGGTGGTGGACGCGCAGGGACGGGTGGCGGAGGCGCGGCTTGCCTACGGCGGCATGGCGGCTCGGCCGGCCCGTGCGCGGCGCACCGAGGAGGCCCTCGTGGGGAAGCCCTGGGAGGAGGCGAGCGTGGAGGCGGCGCTCCCCCACCTCGATGAGGATTTCACGCCGCTCACGGATCATCGCGGCTCGACCTGGTACCGGGCATTGGTAGCGAAGAACCTGCTGCGAGGGTTCTTCCAAGAGACGCTGGCGGAGCCCGCTCCGCGACTCCAGGAACGCCACGCCGCCACGGTCCAGGTGAGGTGA
- a CDS encoding DoxX family protein — protein sequence MPPLDSPQFATWMLQVLPVAYLAITFLQSGLDKVLDWKGNLGWQTQLFSKVPVLRGQVKPALATLTVLEILDGLLCAVGLVMLVATGSGRIACIGGMLSGVTFLALLGGQRLAKDYAGAAGIAPYFLVSLAAVFFNRG from the coding sequence ATGCCGCCCCTCGACTCGCCCCAGTTCGCCACCTGGATGTTGCAGGTGCTGCCAGTGGCCTACCTGGCCATCACCTTCCTCCAGTCCGGCCTGGACAAGGTCCTCGACTGGAAGGGCAACCTGGGCTGGCAGACGCAGCTCTTCTCCAAGGTGCCCGTGCTGCGGGGACAGGTGAAGCCCGCGCTGGCCACACTCACAGTGTTGGAGATCCTCGACGGGCTGTTGTGCGCGGTGGGCCTCGTGATGCTGGTGGCCACCGGCTCGGGGCGCATCGCCTGTATCGGAGGGATGCTCAGCGGCGTGACTTTCCTGGCCCTGCTGGGCGGCCAGCGCCTGGCCAAGGACTACGCGGGAGCGGCGGGCATTGCCCCCTACTTCCTGGTCAGCCTGGCGGCTGTCTTCTTCAACCGAGGGTGA
- a CDS encoding AI-2E family transporter: MASDLTARRVFTALIIISILLLALVIQPFAKGLFLAAVLAGALYGTHKRLTRAFRGRPNLSAGLLCFGVIIALLLPLTGFTAFLVTEAADGVRFIQETVNKEGIEGLVDRLPGPARKLTENLMDRLAVEETQLDKTLEQQVSSQGGTAAKAVTGVVAATGSFAFQTAMMLIAFFFLLVDGRKLVDWLESISPLQTGQTTEILIEFRHVVIAVLMSSLATAGVQSVAALVGYLIARVPVPFFFAGVTFFLALVPAIGAAVVCLVAALILLATGHPWAALFLAVWGVVVVGLVDNVIKPLLVRRGLHLHGAIVFFSLLGGLAAFGTVGLLIGPLIVSFFLALLRIHERDYGRASPQPSAPATPPT, translated from the coding sequence ATGGCCTCCGACTTGACTGCCCGGCGCGTCTTCACGGCACTCATCATCATCTCGATCCTCTTGCTGGCGCTGGTCATCCAACCCTTCGCCAAGGGCCTCTTCCTGGCCGCGGTGCTCGCCGGAGCGCTCTATGGCACCCACAAGCGGCTCACCCGCGCCTTCCGCGGGCGCCCCAACCTGTCGGCGGGCCTGCTGTGCTTCGGCGTCATCATTGCCCTGCTGCTGCCGCTCACCGGCTTCACCGCCTTCCTCGTCACCGAGGCGGCCGATGGCGTGCGCTTCATCCAGGAGACGGTGAACAAGGAGGGCATCGAGGGACTCGTGGATCGGCTCCCCGGCCCGGCGCGCAAGCTCACCGAGAACCTGATGGACCGGCTCGCGGTGGAGGAGACGCAGCTGGACAAGACCCTGGAGCAACAGGTGAGCAGCCAGGGCGGTACCGCCGCCAAGGCCGTCACCGGCGTGGTGGCCGCCACCGGCTCCTTCGCCTTCCAGACGGCGATGATGCTCATCGCCTTCTTCTTCCTCCTCGTGGATGGACGCAAGCTCGTCGACTGGCTCGAGAGCATCTCCCCGCTCCAGACCGGGCAGACCACGGAGATCCTCATCGAGTTCCGCCACGTCGTCATCGCCGTGCTGATGTCGTCCCTGGCCACCGCGGGCGTGCAGTCCGTGGCCGCGCTCGTGGGCTACCTCATCGCCCGGGTGCCCGTGCCCTTCTTCTTCGCTGGGGTGACGTTCTTCCTGGCCCTGGTGCCCGCCATCGGCGCGGCCGTGGTGTGCCTCGTCGCCGCGCTGATCCTCCTGGCCACCGGCCACCCCTGGGCCGCCCTCTTCCTGGCCGTCTGGGGCGTGGTGGTGGTGGGCCTGGTGGACAACGTCATCAAACCCCTGCTCGTGCGGCGAGGCCTGCACCTGCACGGGGCCATCGTCTTCTTCTCGCTGCTGGGAGGCCTGGCCGCCTTCGGGACGGTGGGCCTGCTCATCGGCCCGCTCATCGTCTCCTTCTTCCTGGCGCTGCTGCGCATCCACGAGCGCGACTACGGGCGGGCCTCTCCTCAGCCCTCGGCGCCGGCGACGCCGCCCACCTGA
- a CDS encoding dipeptidyl-peptidase 3 family protein, whose product MNALLLVALLAAAPQAKPEAPGPVPAKTFLKARSGNTAIAQIFAPGVTELSADDKRVAWHLTLAAHAGEDIAYDQLGWRVVELKRLLEGVYLFGQEGAGGPGLFDQRLTAYLERFYGHSGNHDQVTGQKFVPGFTSGELEAAAVRAYRAGAPFGVKDERALRTWLKDLQPTIFDANFEPSLTSKSPPQGQDMITASANTAYGPGVTLKDLEDFKEKNPLNSRVVKVKGKLVEQVFRAGDRKVPAGLYAEELSRVIAHLQEATKSANKLQKPVLGKLVRYFQTGNPKDWDAYNIAWLKADPPVDATMGFVETYVDPRGQKGQWEALINYRDPTENQIMVLIGKRAQYFEERMPWPQAYKRKKVALPVAKAISLVATYPQPPAGINLPNEQNIREKYGSKSVLVANVMEAASALRRLPLALEFSRTPEDRAQAEKYSATARKWLVAFHEVLGHASGQVDKKKLKNQPPSKFLKEYDNTLEEARADLVALWHAFDPSLAELSPDHEKIAQQMYRDFLVEGLTNLARVEKGAEFEEDHQRGHHMTVNFFIDKGVVKQVVEGERTYWVVTDFAKMREAVGELLSKLMVIKATGDYAAIRDLVTQKGIKFDPKLRDEVAARVKAADVPAVLFLTAPRLVPVLDAKGQVMDLKVESTQGFIAQHLERSVLGKLPPAEATKVAAQLAGAPETLKDVYKTLVVKAPAAVSAQPSASP is encoded by the coding sequence ATGAACGCCCTTCTCCTGGTCGCCCTGCTCGCCGCCGCCCCCCAGGCGAAGCCCGAGGCCCCCGGCCCCGTCCCGGCGAAGACGTTCCTCAAGGCGCGTTCGGGCAACACCGCCATCGCGCAGATCTTCGCGCCCGGGGTGACCGAGCTCTCGGCGGATGACAAGCGCGTCGCCTGGCACCTGACGCTCGCGGCTCACGCGGGCGAGGACATCGCCTACGACCAGCTCGGCTGGCGGGTGGTGGAGCTCAAGCGCCTGCTGGAGGGCGTCTACCTCTTCGGCCAGGAGGGCGCGGGCGGCCCCGGCCTCTTCGACCAACGGCTGACCGCCTACCTGGAGCGCTTCTACGGCCACTCCGGCAACCACGACCAGGTGACGGGCCAGAAGTTCGTCCCCGGCTTCACCTCCGGCGAGCTGGAGGCCGCCGCGGTGCGCGCCTACCGCGCGGGCGCTCCCTTCGGCGTGAAGGACGAGCGGGCCCTGCGGACCTGGCTCAAGGACCTGCAGCCGACGATCTTCGATGCCAACTTCGAGCCCTCGCTCACCTCGAAGTCTCCGCCGCAGGGGCAGGACATGATCACCGCCTCGGCGAACACCGCCTACGGGCCCGGGGTGACGCTGAAGGACCTGGAGGACTTCAAGGAGAAGAACCCGCTCAACTCCCGCGTGGTGAAGGTGAAGGGCAAGCTGGTGGAGCAGGTGTTCCGCGCCGGAGACCGCAAGGTGCCGGCGGGGCTGTATGCCGAGGAACTCTCGCGTGTCATCGCCCACCTGCAGGAGGCGACGAAGTCCGCCAACAAGCTGCAGAAGCCGGTGCTCGGCAAGCTGGTGCGCTACTTCCAGACGGGCAACCCCAAGGACTGGGACGCCTACAACATCGCCTGGCTGAAGGCGGATCCGCCGGTGGACGCCACCATGGGCTTCGTCGAGACGTACGTGGATCCGCGCGGGCAGAAGGGCCAGTGGGAGGCGCTCATCAACTACCGCGACCCCACGGAGAACCAGATCATGGTGCTCATCGGCAAGCGGGCTCAGTACTTCGAGGAGCGCATGCCCTGGCCCCAGGCCTACAAGCGCAAGAAGGTGGCGCTGCCGGTGGCCAAGGCCATCAGCCTGGTGGCCACCTATCCGCAGCCCCCCGCCGGCATCAACCTGCCCAACGAGCAGAACATCCGCGAGAAGTACGGCAGCAAGAGCGTGCTGGTGGCCAACGTGATGGAGGCGGCCTCGGCGCTGCGCCGGCTGCCGCTGGCGCTCGAGTTCTCCCGCACGCCCGAGGATCGCGCCCAGGCCGAGAAGTACTCGGCCACCGCGCGCAAGTGGCTGGTGGCCTTCCATGAGGTGCTCGGCCATGCCTCCGGCCAGGTGGACAAGAAGAAGCTCAAGAACCAGCCGCCCTCGAAGTTCCTCAAGGAGTACGACAACACGCTGGAGGAGGCGCGCGCCGACCTCGTGGCGCTCTGGCACGCCTTCGACCCCTCGCTGGCGGAGCTGTCGCCGGACCACGAGAAGATCGCCCAGCAGATGTACCGGGACTTCCTCGTCGAGGGGCTCACCAACCTGGCACGCGTCGAGAAGGGGGCCGAGTTCGAGGAGGACCACCAGCGCGGCCACCACATGACGGTGAACTTCTTCATCGACAAGGGCGTGGTGAAGCAGGTGGTGGAGGGCGAGCGCACCTACTGGGTGGTGACGGACTTCGCGAAGATGCGCGAGGCGGTGGGCGAGCTGCTCTCCAAGCTGATGGTCATCAAGGCCACCGGCGACTACGCGGCCATTCGAGACCTGGTGACGCAGAAGGGCATCAAGTTCGATCCGAAGCTGCGCGACGAGGTGGCCGCGCGCGTGAAGGCCGCGGATGTGCCGGCGGTGCTCTTCCTCACCGCGCCGCGCCTGGTGCCCGTGCTCGACGCCAAGGGGCAGGTGATGGACTTGAAGGTGGAGTCCACCCAGGGCTTCATCGCCCAGCACCTCGAGCGCAGCGTGCTCGGCAAGCTGCCTCCCGCCGAGGCCACCAAGGTCGCCGCCCAGCTGGCGGGCGCGCCCGAGACGTTGAAGGACGTCTACAAGACCCTCGTCGTGAAGGCCCCGGCCGCGGTATCGGCCCAGCCCTCCGCGTCGCCCTGA